From the genome of Pseudomonas mohnii:
ATGGTGGTGCGATCACCATGCCCCAGGAGCTGGTGGCCGATATCGGTCAGCCGGTCTCCAAATACAAACAGGCCATTGCCCGTGCTGCGGCGACACGAATCCGCGAACATGCGCGGATCATCATCGACAGCGGCAGCACTACCGCTGCGATGATCCCGGAACTCGGTCAACAACCGGGCCTGGTGGTGATGACCAACTCACTGCATGTGGCCAATGCCTTGAGCGAACTTGAGCATGAGCCGGTGCTGTTGATGACCGGCGGGACCTGGGATCCGCATTCCGAGTCCTTTCAGGGTCAGGTTGCCGAGCAGGTATTACGCTCTTACGACTTCGATCAGCTGTTCATTGGAGCTGATGGCATCGATCTGGTCCGCGGTACAACCACCTTTAATGAATTACTTGGGCTCAGCCGGGTCATGGCTGAAGTCGCCCGAGAAGTGGTTGTCATGGTGGAAGCCGACAAAATCGGTCGCAGAATTCCCAATCTGGAACTGCCCTGGAGCAGTATTCATACCCTTATTACCGATGATCGCCTGCCGCTTGAGGCACGGGATCAGATTCAGGCGCGCGGCATCACGTTGATATGCGCCGCTATCAGTCAGGAGAAATAGCATGTGTGGAATTGTCGGCGCAGTCGCAGAACGTAATATCACCGCCATCCTGGTCGAAGGCCTGAAGCGTCTGGAATACCGTGGGTACGACAGTGCCGGCGTGGCGGTCTACACCAACGACGCGAAACTCGAACGCCTGCGTCGTCCGGGTAAAGTCAGCGAGTTGGAACTGGCGTTGGCTGAAGCACCATTGATGGGGCGCCTGGGTATTGCCCATACCCGTTGGGCGACACACGGTGCGCCGTGCGAGCGCAACGCGCATCCGCATTTTTCCGGTGACCTGGCGGTGGTGCACAACGGCATCATCGAAAACCACGAAGCCCTGCGTGAACAACTCAAATCCCTGGGTTACGTGTTCACGTCGGACACCGATACCGAGGTGATCGCGCACCTGCTGGACCACAAACTCAAGGACCTGAACGACCTGACCGTCGCGCTCCAGGCAACGGTCAAAGAGCTGCACGGTGCCTACGGCCTGGCAGTGATCAGCGCTCGCCAGCCAGATCGTTTGGTCGCTGCCCGTAGCGGTAGCCCGCTGGTGATCGGCCTGGGTCTGGGTGAAAACTTCCTGGCGTCCGATCAATTGGCACTGCGCCAGGTCACTGATCGCTTCATGTACCTGGAAGAAGGCGACATCGCCGAAATTCGTCGCGACAGCGTGCAGATCTGGGACGTTGACGGCAAGGTGGTCGAGCGCGAAACCGTGCAGTACCGTGATGGCGCAGAAGCGGCCGATAAAGGTGAGTTCCGCCATTTCATGCTCAAGGAAATCCACGAGCAACCGTCCGTTGTACAGCGCACCCTGGAGGGGCGTTTGAGTCAGACTCAAGTCCTGGTGCAGGCATTCGGTCCACAAGCGGCCGAGTTGTTCGCCAAAGTTCGCAACGTACAGATTGTCGCTTGTGGCACCAGTTATCACGCTGGCATGGTCGCTCGTTACTGGCTTGAAGAGCTGGCCGGTATTCCGTGCCAGGTCGAAGTGGCCAGTGAGTTCCGCTACCGCAAAGTAGTGGTGCAGCCGGACACGCTATTCGTGACCATCTCCCAATCCGGCGAAACCGCCGACACCCTGGCCGCGCTGCGCAACGCCAAGGAGTTGGGGTTCCTCGCCAGCCTGGCAATTTGCAACGTCGGCATCAGCTCGCTAGTACGTGAATCCGATCTGACCTTGCTGACACAGGCCGGTCGCGAAATCGGCGTGGCCTCAACCAAAGCCTTCACCACACAATTGGTCGGTTTGTTGTTGCTGACTCTTTCTCTGGGGCAGGTTCGCGGCACGCTGGCCAAAGGCGTTGAAGCAACGCTGGTCGAAGAGTTGCGTCGCTTGCCAACCCGTCTCGGTGAAGCGCTGGCCATGGACAGCACCGTGGAGAAAATCGCTGAGTTGTTCGCCGAGAAAAATCACACCCTGTTTCTCGGGCGTGGTGCGCAATTCCCGGTAGCGATGGAAGGGGCGCTCAAGCTCAAGGAGATTTCCTACATTCACGCCGAAGCCTACCCGGCTGGCGAGTTGAAGCATGGTCCGTTGGCGCTTGTGGATAACGACATGCCAGTCGTGACCGTGGCACCGAATAACGAGCTGCTGGAAAAGCTGAAGTCCAACCTTCAGGAAGTCCGCGCCCGTGGTGGCGAGCTAATCGTCTTCGCGGATGAAAAGGCAGGCATGACCAACGGTGAAGGAACGCACGTCGTACAGATGCCACACATCCACGACATCCTGTCGCCGATCCTCTACACCATTCCGCTGCAGCTGCTGTCGTACTACGTGGCCGTGCTGAAAGGCACCGACGTTGACCAGCCACGCAACCTGGCGAAGTCGGTGACTGTGGAATAAGTTATCCACAACGGATCGAGTCCTTGGCTTTAGAGAATGGAAACTGTCGCGGGAGCTGGAAGGGTTATCCTCCAGGCTCCCGCTGTTGCTTCAGGCCCGGATTTACACCTATC
Proteins encoded in this window:
- a CDS encoding DeoR/GlpR family DNA-binding transcription regulator codes for the protein MMSKRNTPQRRHNILALLNEQGEVSVDELAKRFETSEVTIRKDLAALESNGLLLRRYGGAITMPQELVADIGQPVSKYKQAIARAAATRIREHARIIIDSGSTTAAMIPELGQQPGLVVMTNSLHVANALSELEHEPVLLMTGGTWDPHSESFQGQVAEQVLRSYDFDQLFIGADGIDLVRGTTTFNELLGLSRVMAEVAREVVVMVEADKIGRRIPNLELPWSSIHTLITDDRLPLEARDQIQARGITLICAAISQEK
- the glmS gene encoding glutamine--fructose-6-phosphate transaminase (isomerizing) gives rise to the protein MCGIVGAVAERNITAILVEGLKRLEYRGYDSAGVAVYTNDAKLERLRRPGKVSELELALAEAPLMGRLGIAHTRWATHGAPCERNAHPHFSGDLAVVHNGIIENHEALREQLKSLGYVFTSDTDTEVIAHLLDHKLKDLNDLTVALQATVKELHGAYGLAVISARQPDRLVAARSGSPLVIGLGLGENFLASDQLALRQVTDRFMYLEEGDIAEIRRDSVQIWDVDGKVVERETVQYRDGAEAADKGEFRHFMLKEIHEQPSVVQRTLEGRLSQTQVLVQAFGPQAAELFAKVRNVQIVACGTSYHAGMVARYWLEELAGIPCQVEVASEFRYRKVVVQPDTLFVTISQSGETADTLAALRNAKELGFLASLAICNVGISSLVRESDLTLLTQAGREIGVASTKAFTTQLVGLLLLTLSLGQVRGTLAKGVEATLVEELRRLPTRLGEALAMDSTVEKIAELFAEKNHTLFLGRGAQFPVAMEGALKLKEISYIHAEAYPAGELKHGPLALVDNDMPVVTVAPNNELLEKLKSNLQEVRARGGELIVFADEKAGMTNGEGTHVVQMPHIHDILSPILYTIPLQLLSYYVAVLKGTDVDQPRNLAKSVTVE